The following proteins are encoded in a genomic region of Paenibacillus sp. FSL H3-0469:
- a CDS encoding NAD kinase: MRYYVLDRGDELSIQLAEQFHKLAQGRNLELDAKSPEIVISIGGDGTMLHAFHTFTDQIPNLAFVGVHTGHLGFYADWQAEELPSLIDYMCGEVGPHKPRIVQYPLLELEIHKKSGSSKHIALNEFTLKGVDGTVVIQVDINDVTFEMFRGDGLCVSTPSGSTAYNKSLGGAMVHPSIEALQIAEIASINNRVFRTMGSPLLLPKHHHCDIFSRKDQRLLLTIDHNNIPVDDLISVRAQVADHKISFARYRPFPFWNRVREAFLV; encoded by the coding sequence TTGAGATATTATGTTCTGGACCGCGGAGATGAATTATCCATCCAACTAGCGGAGCAATTTCACAAGCTGGCGCAAGGCCGGAATCTGGAGCTGGATGCCAAGTCACCGGAAATCGTGATCTCTATTGGCGGTGACGGCACGATGCTGCACGCTTTTCATACGTTTACCGATCAGATCCCGAACCTCGCTTTTGTTGGCGTGCATACCGGCCATTTGGGCTTCTATGCGGACTGGCAGGCCGAAGAGCTGCCGTCCCTGATTGATTATATGTGCGGAGAAGTTGGGCCGCATAAACCCCGTATCGTTCAGTACCCGCTGCTCGAACTGGAAATACATAAGAAATCCGGCTCCAGCAAGCACATTGCCCTGAATGAATTCACCCTTAAGGGGGTGGACGGGACGGTTGTAATCCAGGTGGATATTAATGATGTAACCTTTGAGATGTTCCGCGGGGACGGCCTGTGTGTGTCCACACCTTCCGGCAGTACCGCTTATAACAAAAGTCTGGGAGGCGCTATGGTGCACCCCTCGATCGAGGCGCTGCAGATTGCTGAAATTGCCTCCATTAATAACCGGGTATTCCGGACCATGGGATCGCCGCTGCTGCTGCCTAAGCATCATCACTGCGATATCTTCTCGCGCAAGGATCAGCGCCTGCTGCTGACCATTGACCATAATAACATTCCGGTGGATGATCTGATTTCGGTACGTGCTCAGGTTGCGGACCACAAAATCAGCTTCGCCCGTTACCGCCCTTTCCCGTTCTGGAACCGTGTCCGGGAGGCCTTCTTAGTCTAA
- a CDS encoding stalk domain-containing protein, whose amino-acid sequence MKKLVSLLSISLLALVLAVPAFAADKPIKVYINGSNLAFTAGTPYLKNNTVLVPFRVVFEKLGLQVLWDSKTDTVTGTGTGLTISLKVGSKRASVNGTVKQLTVAPVSNAGTTYIPLRFIAEATGGTATWDSASRSVKITVSPSSASSEQEIKAIIQLANQYYNEEKASSFYSLVDAGADQTEAVSDMNSQFELYDIKNTIESLKVLSLTGNEATVHSVEKAVRTGGYYTPDEQYEYLYTLVRQNGAWRISAMDLQESSVLLTREQGMKPAVLPQGDQTGIKDTLSKYYQGMNARNADAVLAVMTSYDKEEDDSYKEELRDYFKTYDLSYAVSSSNVFYYTDYEAAVYAEVVITDGESKETYTQSLILLLSKPESGAWTIDTTYHIGFDAQS is encoded by the coding sequence TTGAAGAAATTAGTATCCCTGCTAAGCATCAGCCTGCTGGCCCTTGTGCTGGCGGTTCCTGCTTTTGCCGCAGACAAACCCATTAAGGTGTATATTAACGGCAGTAACCTTGCCTTCACAGCAGGGACTCCTTATTTGAAGAATAATACAGTGCTTGTGCCTTTCCGAGTTGTGTTTGAGAAGCTTGGCCTGCAGGTACTGTGGGACTCCAAGACGGACACCGTAACCGGCACCGGAACAGGCCTTACTATCAGCCTTAAGGTAGGCAGCAAGCGGGCCAGCGTCAATGGAACCGTCAAGCAGCTCACAGTCGCTCCTGTCTCTAACGCCGGGACCACCTACATACCCTTGCGCTTCATCGCCGAAGCCACCGGGGGCACAGCGACCTGGGATTCGGCCAGCCGCAGCGTGAAGATTACCGTATCGCCGTCCTCCGCCTCCAGTGAGCAGGAGATCAAGGCAATCATTCAATTGGCTAACCAATATTATAATGAAGAGAAGGCCAGCAGCTTCTATTCGCTTGTTGATGCAGGGGCAGACCAAACGGAAGCTGTAAGCGATATGAATTCCCAGTTCGAGCTATATGACATCAAGAATACGATCGAGAGTCTTAAAGTGCTCAGTCTAACGGGCAACGAAGCTACAGTCCATTCTGTCGAAAAAGCAGTACGGACCGGCGGGTATTATACACCGGATGAGCAGTACGAATACTTATATACGCTGGTCCGTCAAAACGGCGCCTGGAGGATCTCTGCCATGGATCTGCAGGAATCCTCAGTGCTGCTGACGCGCGAACAAGGTATGAAGCCCGCTGTGCTTCCACAGGGTGATCAGACCGGAATTAAGGATACGCTCAGCAAATACTACCAAGGTATGAATGCCCGCAATGCAGATGCAGTCCTTGCCGTGATGACCTCGTACGATAAGGAGGAGGATGACTCTTACAAAGAGGAGCTGCGTGATTATTTCAAAACCTATGATCTAAGCTATGCGGTGTCTTCCTCCAATGTCTTCTATTACACAGACTATGAAGCTGCAGTCTATGCGGAAGTGGTCATTACGGACGGTGAATCGAAGGAGACCTATACCCAGTCTCTGATCCTCCTGCTCTCGAAGCCGGAGAGCGGTGCCTGGACGATTGACACCACTTATCATATCGGCTTCGACGCGCAGTCCTAA
- a CDS encoding S41 family peptidase: MKSAKIVTALLSSCLALSIALAPAASAADAAAAATDTAQASKTEIINEIMQYLEYYNVEGVDQDTLIRGAIDGMVNTLDDPYSQYFTKEEAADFGHQVDLQYVGIGVRLMYSGKELYIEEVMSGSPAEAAGLKRGDSILKIDGVRVADTNGDELSGKAGTKVSLLIQRNGANRSYTVTRSEIATSSVTSKMLSSKIAYISINGFTQTADEEFSAALDKMRSGGMKSLVLDLRDNTGGYMDSAQNIVSKFMDAGIMMYTSDQTGTLKPVAITNGSKIGVPVVVLTNEYTASASEALTGALRDNKLATVVGTRSYGKARIQSLIPMSGGGELKLTTMKYLTPNKEDFNHIGLAPDIEVKGKTAQLITALQIAGMKEIVASGDRHILDINGTAFAGNVGLIQQGDKVYAASRVLSALVENEVSWDAKNKKVLLTNGSGNVSGFTLASKEALYQDGETFIELNAFKKKFPALVWSYNDSLKQLKLAVK; encoded by the coding sequence ATGAAATCAGCCAAAATTGTTACCGCACTTTTGAGCAGCTGTCTGGCTCTATCCATCGCCTTAGCTCCTGCTGCTTCAGCAGCAGACGCTGCCGCCGCCGCCACCGACACGGCGCAAGCCTCCAAGACGGAGATTATCAATGAAATTATGCAATATCTGGAGTATTACAACGTCGAGGGTGTAGATCAGGATACGCTTATCCGCGGTGCGATTGACGGTATGGTCAATACACTGGACGATCCTTACAGCCAATACTTTACGAAGGAGGAAGCTGCAGACTTCGGTCATCAGGTCGATCTGCAATATGTCGGCATCGGCGTCCGGCTGATGTATTCGGGCAAAGAGCTATACATTGAAGAGGTCATGAGCGGCTCCCCGGCCGAGGCCGCGGGACTAAAGCGCGGCGACTCCATCCTCAAGATCGACGGGGTGCGGGTGGCTGATACGAATGGCGACGAGCTGAGCGGCAAAGCGGGCACGAAGGTCTCTTTGCTGATTCAGAGAAACGGGGCTAACAGATCCTATACGGTTACCCGCAGCGAGATTGCTACAAGCTCCGTAACCAGCAAGATGCTTAGCTCCAAGATCGCTTACATCTCCATCAACGGCTTCACCCAGACTGCCGATGAGGAATTCTCCGCAGCGCTGGACAAAATGCGTTCAGGCGGCATGAAATCACTCGTACTGGATCTGCGCGATAATACAGGCGGTTATATGGACAGCGCCCAGAATATCGTCTCCAAGTTCATGGATGCCGGTATTATGATGTACACCTCCGACCAGACCGGTACACTGAAGCCGGTCGCAATTACGAACGGCAGCAAGATCGGCGTGCCTGTGGTCGTATTGACCAATGAATATACGGCCAGCGCCTCCGAAGCCTTGACCGGGGCACTTCGTGACAACAAGCTGGCTACAGTTGTAGGCACGCGCTCTTACGGAAAGGCACGGATTCAGAGCCTGATTCCCATGTCCGGCGGCGGCGAGCTGAAGCTGACCACCATGAAGTATCTGACTCCGAACAAGGAGGACTTCAATCATATCGGACTTGCGCCTGATATCGAGGTCAAGGGCAAAACTGCCCAGTTGATTACCGCTCTGCAAATCGCCGGGATGAAGGAGATTGTCGCCTCTGGTGACCGTCATATTCTGGATATCAACGGCACTGCTTTTGCCGGAAATGTTGGTCTGATCCAGCAGGGCGATAAGGTGTATGCCGCCTCCCGTGTCCTCTCCGCGCTGGTGGAGAATGAGGTCTCCTGGGATGCCAAGAACAAAAAGGTGCTGCTGACCAACGGTTCCGGTAACGTATCCGGGTTCACCCTGGCCTCCAAGGAGGCGCTGTACCAGGACGGCGAGACCTTCATCGAGCTGAATGCCTTCAAGAAAAAGTTCCCTGCACTTGTATGGAGCTACAATGATTCACTGAAACAGCTCAAATTAGCTGTGAAATAG